CGGACTTGGCCGCATTCGGTTCCAATGGGCGAATCACCTTCACCAACTGCTGCAACACCAAAAGTGCCTCTGTGGCAATCTTATAGAACGGATCGAAGACCGAAGTCACTACGAGGGGCACCAGTAGCGGAATATGTGGATGAAAGACATGCGGCGGATGTCCCTGGAGCAGCGAGTAAAGGAATCCCAGAGATTCGATCTTCATGTTGCTGGTCGAACTCTTGTCATTCAGCGAATAGCTTATGCCTGGCACGATGCTCTCCAAGTAGGGACCCAGGGCGCCTGGTAGCGAATTCAACAGCTCGCGCAGCAAGAGGAAGCAGTCTTGACGCGTTTTCATCGATTTTTCCCTCATTAACGGCTGAATGGCTTTCACAATGAGTGGCAGCTGCTCAATCAACAGCGAGGTCGGCCCCGATACCTGATCCATTGAGTCGTGGTCGTTGGCCACGTCGTCGGTGAGGCGTGTGTTTTTTAGCAGGGCCACATAGGCGTGAAATATGTCGGACTTAACATTCTCCTCACGCTCCTTGAAGCGCGCAATCAAAGCCGGACTCAGGCTGCGATAGAAGTCCTCGACGAGCTCCTGGCGCGTGGATATCAAAACCTCCAGACACTTGGCTGCAGCGCGACGAACCTTCCAGCTCATGTCGTCGTCGTCACTGTACTCCTCACTATCAACGTACTCATCATCCTCCGTGTCCATGGCATTGCCAGTGTCGCCATCATCCGTCTCGTAGTTGTAGTTTGGATCGTAGGTGATATAGTTGAGGCACAACTCCAGGATCTAACCAAAAACCATAAGTTATTAAACGTGAAAGATAGCATAAAGCATGTGTACTGCTTACCATGGGAATATGCGGGTTTATGGCATCTGGGCAGCGCATGACGAAAGCTTCGCAGGCCTGCAGACAAAACTCGCGCAGCTCATCGTCATCTCGCTGGCTGTACTGGCTCAGCAGGAGCATGGAACGATCAATGTGATTGCAAAGTCGATGGCCAGCCTGTCGACTAAAGAGTAACGTTAAATAAACTTGCAACTAAAGATCATAtggcataaaatatataacaatTTCAGGAATTGGAACTTACCATATCGAAGCCAGGCACTGAATGTAAGTTCGAATGGCAGCAGGATTTGGTGGGTTCTCTAGGCCATCGAGCAGGTGATCGATGACACCGTTGTAGGCGTTGCTATTGGCCTGGATCAGCAGGAACGACAGGGCGACGATGGTACGCTTGCGAACAGCCTGGCGCGATGAGGCCAACTGGGGCATCAGAGCTTTCAGGATGGTACTGTGGAAGGGAACGAGGAACTCTCCGAAGCGGGAGAGCAAATCGGCCAGAATGTCCAGCGACTCCAGTTTCACAGAGACGTCCTCCTGTTAAGGAACAACGGATTAAACGATTGGGTGCCTAGGGAATAGCAGTATTACGCACCTTCTCAATTGCTGTGCTCAGTTTGCCGGTAATCCTTTGGCAGACATTTGGGGCCAGGGAGTTTGAGGATTGGGGCAGCTCGGCAATCACTGTCTTTAGGCCAATACTCGATATGTCGCGCAGCTGCTCCGTGTTGGACATCATGTTGGCGCACAGTGAGTCCACAATGGTCTCCACCTGGATCTCCTTCACCTTATTGACCAGGGGACCCAGGCACTTGACAGCCAGGTTCTGGACCTCGCCGTTCTTGTCCTCCAGCAGCTTGAGCACCATTCGCACCACCTTTTTCTCGGACTCGTCGTCCAGGATGATGCTATCCTTCTGTAGCTCCGTCATCAGATCGTTTGTCGCCATGAAACGGAAGTCCTTGTCCGTCGACGTCATCTGCAGCAGACGAGAGAGCAGAATTAGAATTTCGTTATGTTGCAAAAATGAAATTCTATACATACTTTTTCCAGCAAATTGGCAATTTGGTGGTAATGATGTGACGCCATAGCgaagcctttgaaacgttCGATCGATAGCAATTAAGTGAAAGGTGAAatattgtatatttgttttggGCTGCCCTATTTTTGGTGTTCTAAAACTTGAAAATGTACTGAAAATTTTCCGGTATTGAATCTCCAAGTTTTATATTCACTCAATTTTGTTATAAAGGCTGCTTAAGTGGGCCCAGtttgaaaaactaaaaaagtTACTTAATAATCCCTAATGCCTTTTTGATGCCGATAAGGGTTTTGGTATATTTTCGTGGTATAATACAAgatagaaaaatatttataggtAAATAGGTATATAGTAAATATAGGTAGTTTTATTTGTTAAGTACTGcatgaaaattaatatttaaatatatattattaaatattaataccCATGTTATTCACTAGTAAAATACTTTGTGTCATTACCATCGTTTCAGATTAACGATAAATCAGCTATGTGACACTGAGAGTCTCCCATCTCTAGGAAAGTGCCGCTCATTTTCAggaattattttaaacaatatCGCAGCTCACTGCtagaatttaataaaataccTTTTGAACCCCAATAAAAGCTAACAAAATGGATCAGATTTTGAACAAGGAAAACACCGGCATTAATTGTAAGTTGAATTAAGTTCGACTCCCGTTCGTATTAGTAATAACATAGCTATTTATTGCAGTGCCTGCGAATCCCATTAAAAATGGAGTCCCTACGAATTCCGTATTGAAGAAACCTCTTGGTAAACTTGACAATGTGATGCACCAAACTCCTGGAATAACCCCATTTAAAAGCACTTCTCTAAAACTCGAGGGCAGTATCGCCAAGCTTTCGCTGCGAAAGGCCCCCAAACAAAATGTGGTCAACAAGGAACGCGAGGAAGTTAAGTATAAAACAAATAGCTGCTTTTTGGGCGCCTACGTCTTGAATTGCGAATCCAGAGTCGTCAATTTGTTCAACTACACTGACTTTCCGAACGAGAAATGTTTGAAGAACTGTAGCAAGCGTAAGTACCATTCATGTTCCAATGAAAATTGTACTATATGTTTGTATTATTACAGCGGTCACAGAGACCTGGTCAGAAAACCAAGCGGGCTATGAAGGCCTATTGGATCAACTTTATCTTGATCTGCGCACATTGGAAAATCATTTGGAAAACAAATGCCTTCCGCCCCTAGATTTTTGTGACCTGCCATACATATACAACACAGAAAACATGGAGCCTGCAGAGCCTGAATACGTATTAAATTTATATCCCCCAATGCCTAACTTGGAAGGCATTGATGTTCTATTTTAGATCCTTGTttaaaaattctatttttaattGTAGTTTAATGTTCTTTAACTTTgtaatactaaaaaattatttattaatgttAGTTATGCtaagaaaaaatgttatacCATTAGCTATCCTAGTTCGTTGTCTCTTTTTCGAATTAcatttgtgaaaaaatatttgttttacgAGCCAATATATTTAGTAGTTTAAACCCCGACATTAAGCCTCCAACTGGCAATTATATGTGTAcgatgtaaataaataattaacttGGAATTATGTAAGAAAAGGCGACCATTGTACCTCGTTAGGAAGTGATTTTGAATTAAAGCAACTATAAAAACTAATTAGAAGATTAACTTATGGGGCTTTGGAGTTCAGTTAACAGAGTTCATTGCT
This genomic stretch from Drosophila mauritiana strain mau12 chromosome 2L, ASM438214v1, whole genome shotgun sequence harbors:
- the LOC117148559 gene encoding uncharacterized protein LOC117148559 encodes the protein MDQILNKENTGINLPANPIKNGVPTNSVLKKPLGKLDNVMHQTPGITPFKSTSLKLEGSIAKLSLRKAPKQNVVNKEREEVKYKTNSCFLGAYVLNCESRVVNLFNYTDFPNEKCLKNCSKPVTETWSENQAGYEGLLDQLYLDLRTLENHLENKCLPPLDFCDLPYIYNTENMEPAEPEYVLNLYPPMPNLEGIDVLF